A region from the Dermacentor andersoni chromosome 11, qqDerAnde1_hic_scaffold, whole genome shotgun sequence genome encodes:
- the LOC140213968 gene encoding acetylcholinesterase-like, whose amino-acid sequence MVQLHSLLRHPFGAPATGDARFAEPRCAQPWRVLFNATYKRPPCAQSDTHWSRNYVLNASNSTKSCLHIDVWVPGRCLNKLLGRENRRAVVFWLFGGAFVSGGNSYDYYDGRFVAGLGGVLVVTPNYTVTSFGFLNSGTGREVAGNMGLYDQLLALRWLRDNVHRYGPYRRAFLMSGSAYVPLPRNEGPDARRSFWRLATNAGCEMARVADTVHCLRNRSALKILEATKGAALWLMPTFEAPLWPDKLASLERRLEV is encoded by the exons ATGGTACAGCTCCATAGCCTTCTACGGCATCCGTTCGGCGCCCCGGCGACTGGAGACGCGCGGTTCGCTGAGCCCCGATGCGCCCAGCCCTGGCGCGTCCTGTTCAACGCCACGTACAAGCGACCACCCTGCGCCCAGTCGGACACGCATTGGAGTCGCAATTACGTCCTTAACGCCTCGAACTCCACCAAGAGCTGCCTGCACATCGACGTCTGGGTGCCCGGTAGGTGCCTGAACAAACTGCTGGGCCGTGAGAACCGCCGCGCCGTCGTGTTCTGGCTCTTCGGCGGCGCCTTCGTTAGCGGAGGCAACAGCTACGACTACTACGATGGCCGCTTCGTGGCCGGGTTGGGAGGCGTGCTCGTCGTCACGCCTAACTACACGGTGACGTCCTTCGGCTTCCTCAACTCGGGAACGGGCCGTGAAGTTGCGGGCAACATGGGGCTGTACGACCAGCTTCTGGCGCTCCGCTGGCTCCGCGACAACGTCCACCGG TACGGCCCGTACCGCAGGGCGTTTCTCATGAGCGGCTCGGCGTACGTTCCGCTGCCCCGGAACGAGGGACCCGACGCGCGACGGAGCTTCTGGCGCCTGGCCACCAACGCCGGCTGCGAGATGGCGCGCGTCGCCGACACTGTACACTGCCTCCGAAACCGGAGCGCGTTGAAGATCTTGGAGGCCACCAAGGGTGCTGCTCTGTGGCTCATGCCGACCTTCGAGGCACCCCTGTGGCCGGATAAGTTGGCCTCTCTCGAGCGGCGGTTAGAGGTCTGA